The DNA region GCGGAGCGACGGATGAGGAGCGGCCCTGTATGACTGAGCGGACTTTGGTACTGGTCAAGCCGGACGGCGTGAACCGTCGGTTGGTGGGCGAGATCATCAGCCGGATCGAGCGCAAGGGTCTGACGTTGGCGGCTCTGGAGCTGCGCCCGGTGCAGCAGGCGGTGGCCCGCCAGCACTACTCGGAGCACGAGGGCAAGGCCTTCTTCGCATCGCTGCTCGAGTTCATCACCTCCGGACCCGTCGTCGCCATGGTCGTCGAGGGGCCGCGTGCGATCGAGGCGTTCCGGCAGCTGGCCGGTGGCACCGACCCGGTGGCCAAGGCCACGCCGGGCACCATCCGCGGCGATTTCGGGCTGGAGACCCAGTTCAACCTCGTGCACGGCTCGGACTCGCCGGAGTCGGCCGAG from Mycolicibacter sp. MU0083 includes:
- the ndk gene encoding nucleoside-diphosphate kinase — protein: MTERTLVLVKPDGVNRRLVGEIISRIERKGLTLAALELRPVQQAVARQHYSEHEGKAFFASLLEFITSGPVVAMVVEGPRAIEAFRQLAGGTDPVAKATPGTIRGDFGLETQFNLVHGSDSPESAEREIALWFPDLKPSAPTSPMTLA